The nucleotide window ACAAAGAACCTGGCCACGCTCAACACCTTCACGGTCCACACCACGCAGCAATGCGCCGATGTTGTCGCCCGCTTCACCACGGTCCAGCAGCTTGCGGAACATTTCAACGCCTGTGCAGGTCGTCTTCTTGGTGTCGCGGATACCAACGATCTCGATTTCGTCGCCAACGTTGATCACGCCACGCTCGACACGGCCTGTCACAACTGTACCACGACCGGAGATCGAGAATACGTCTTCCACAGGCATCAGGAACGGCTGGTCAACCGCACGTGCAGGTGTCGGGATGTATTCGTCAACAGCTGCCATCAGCTTTTTGATGGAGTCTTCGCCGATCTCGTTGTCACGGCCTTCCATGGCTGCCAGAGCGGAACCAGGAATGACAGGGATGTCGTCGCCAGGGTACTCGTAAGAGGACAGAAGCTCGCGGATTTCCATTTCCACCAGTTCCAGCAGCTCTTCGTCGTCAACCTGATCCACTTTGTTCATGTAAACAACCATGTACGGGATGCCAACCTGACGGCCGAGCAGGATGTGCTCGCGTGTCTGTGGCATCGGGCCGTCGGCCGCGTTCACAACCAGGATCGCGCCGTCCATCTGCGCGGCACCGGTGATCATGTTCTTAACATAGTCCGCGTGACCCGGGCAGTCGACGTGCGCGTAGTGGCGTGTCTCTGTCTCGTACTCAACGTGCGCTGTGGAGATCGTGATACCGCGTGCTTTTTCTTCGGGCGCGCCGTCGATCTGGTCGTACGCTTTGAAGTCACCGAAATACTTGGTGATCGCGGCTGTCAGTGTCGTCTTGCCGTGGTCAACGTGGCCGATTGTGCCGATGTTCACGTGCGGCTTATTACGTTCAAACTTTTCCTTTGCCATGGTGATGGCTCCTTTGATCTTTGATGTGGGGTGGAGCGAAGCTCCACCTTACGGGATGGTAAGGTGGGCATCTTGCCCACCCCGATTTTTAAGCAAACTTGGCTTGGATCTCGTCCGAGATGTTCTGTGGCACACCTTCGTAGTGGTCGAACTGCATGGTGAAGTTCGCACGACCAGAAGACATGGAACGCAGCGTGTTGATGTAACCGAACATGTTGGCCAGCGGCACAAATGCGTCGATTGCAATCGCGTTACCGCGTGTGTCCTGACCCTGTACCTGACCGCGACGTGATGTCAGATCGCCGATGATGCCGCCTGTGTACTCTTCAGGGGTGACAACTTCGACCTTCATGATCGGCTCAAGCATCTTGGCACCCGCTTTGCGCATACCTTCACGCATACCCATGCGGGCTGCGATCTCAAACGCGAGAACGGAGGAGTCAACGTCGTGGAACTTACCATCGATCAGCGCGACCTTGAAGTCGATGACCGGGAAGCCCGCCAGAGGACCGGAGTCCATGACAGAGTTGATACCCTTTTCAACACCCGGGATGTATTCCTTTGGAACAGCACCACCAACGATGCGGCTCTCGAAGGAGTAGCCTTCGCCCGGCTCTGTTGGCATCAGGATCATCTTCACCTCAGCGAACTGACCGGAACCACCGGACTGTTTCTTGTGGGTGTAGGTGATTTCAGCTTCACGAGAGATCGTCTCACGATAAGCAACCTGAGGCGCACCGATGTTCGCTTCAACTTTGAATTCACGCTTCAGACGGTCAACGAGGATATCGAGGTGAAGTTCGCCCATACCTTTCATGATCGTCTGACCGGATTCCAGATCGGTCTCAACACGGAAGGACGGATCTTCTGCCGCCAAACGCTGGAGGCCGATACCCATTTTCTCTTGGTCGGCCTTCGTTTTGGGCTCGACCGCGATTTCGATCACTGGATCGGGGAAAGTCATCGTTTCCAGAACCACAGGATCGTTGACCGCACAAAGCGTGTCACCGGTTGTGGTGTTCTTGAGGCCGGCCAACGCGATAATGTCGCCCGCGAACGCTTCGGTGATTTCCTCGCGATCGTTGGAGTGCATCATCATCATACGACCAACGCGTTCTTTGTTTCCCTTGGTGGAGTTCAAAAGCGTGTCGCCCTTGTTCAGAACACCGGAGTAGATGCGCGTGAAGGTCAGCGTGCCCACAAAGGGGTCGTTCATGATCTTGAAGGCAAGGCCGGAGAACGCCATGTCATCATCCGCACGACGCGGGATGTCACGTGTTTCTGTGTCATCGCCTGGCTTAAAGCCCATGTAATCAACGACGTCCAGCGGGCTGGGCAGATAGTCGATTACGGCGTTAAGCAGTGGCTGAACACCTTTGTTCTTGAACGCGGA belongs to Sulfitobacter noctilucicola and includes:
- the fusA gene encoding elongation factor G, whose protein sequence is MARDYPLQRYRNFGIMAHIDAGKTTCSERILYYTGKSHNIGEVHDGAATMDWMEQEQERGITITSAATTTFWQRQEEPTADATSDTKYRMNIIDTPGHVDFTIEVERSLAVLDGAVAVLDANAGVEPQTETVWRQADRYKVPRIVFVNKMDKIGADFFNCVHMIQDRTGATPAPIQIPIGAETELEGMIDLVTMKEWVWAGEDLGASWEQREIRAELKELADEWRGKLVEVAVEMDDDAMEAYLMEGTEPDVDTLRKLIRKGTLAIKFIPVLCGSAFKNKGVQPLLNAVIDYLPSPLDVVDYMGFKPGDDTETRDIPRRADDDMAFSGLAFKIMNDPFVGTLTFTRIYSGVLNKGDTLLNSTKGNKERVGRMMMMHSNDREEITEAFAGDIIALAGLKNTTTGDTLCAVNDPVVLETMTFPDPVIEIAVEPKTKADQEKMGIGLQRLAAEDPSFRVETDLESGQTIMKGMGELHLDILVDRLKREFKVEANIGAPQVAYRETISREAEITYTHKKQSGGSGQFAEVKMILMPTEPGEGYSFESRIVGGAVPKEYIPGVEKGINSVMDSGPLAGFPVIDFKVALIDGKFHDVDSSVLAFEIAARMGMREGMRKAGAKMLEPIMKVEVVTPEEYTGGIIGDLTSRRGQVQGQDTRGNAIAIDAFVPLANMFGYINTLRSMSSGRANFTMQFDHYEGVPQNISDEIQAKFA
- the tuf gene encoding elongation factor Tu; translated protein: MAKEKFERNKPHVNIGTIGHVDHGKTTLTAAITKYFGDFKAYDQIDGAPEEKARGITISTAHVEYETETRHYAHVDCPGHADYVKNMITGAAQMDGAILVVNAADGPMPQTREHILLGRQVGIPYMVVYMNKVDQVDDEELLELVEMEIRELLSSYEYPGDDIPVIPGSALAAMEGRDNEIGEDSIKKLMAAVDEYIPTPARAVDQPFLMPVEDVFSISGRGTVVTGRVERGVINVGDEIEIVGIRDTKKTTCTGVEMFRKLLDRGEAGDNIGALLRGVDREGVERGQVLC